The following are encoded together in the Brassica napus cultivar Da-Ae chromosome A9, Da-Ae, whole genome shotgun sequence genome:
- the LOC106367726 gene encoding vacuolar protein sorting-associated protein 35C has product MIADDDEKWLAAATAAVKQNAFYMQRAIDSNNLKDALKFSAQMLGELRTSKLSPHKYYELYIRASDELRSLEMFFRDETARGCSIAELYELVQHAGNILPRLYLLCTIGSVYIKSKDVAAKDILKDLVEMCRAVQHPLRGLFLRSYLAQVTRDKLPSIGSELEGDTETHMDALEFVLQNFTEMNKLWVRMQHQGPTREKEKREKERNELRDLVGKNLHILGQLEGVDLVVYRDTVLPRILEQVVNCKDELAQCYLMDCIIQVFPDDFHLQTLDVLLGACPQLQPSVDIKTVLSGLMERLSNYAASSVEALPNFLQVDAFSKLNHAIGKVVEAQVDLPASSSVTLYLFLLKFTLHVHSDRLDYVDQVLGSCVSQLSATGKLCDDKASKQIVAFLSAPLEKFNDVVTILKLTNYPRVMEYLDHDTNKAMAIIIIQSILKNDTRIATADEVDALFELIKGLIKDFDGLTDNDEIDEEDFQEEQNSVARLVHFLYNDDPEEMPKIIFRIRKHILTGGPKRLPLTIPPLVFSALKLIRRMRGGDENPFGDDTSTPQKILQLLTETVEVLADASASELALRLYLQCAQAANDCELETVAYEFFTKAYLLYEEEISDSKAQVTALRLIIGTLQRMRVFNVENRDILTHKATGYSAKLLKKPDQCRAVYECAHLYWAEEGENLKDGERVVLCLKRAQKIADAVQKMANASRGASSTGSVSLYVELLNKYLYFLEKGNPQVTGETIQSLAELIRSETKKAESGAGTFITSTLRYMEFQRQQEDGGMSEKYQKIKMEWFE; this is encoded by the exons ATGATCGCCGACGACGATGAGAAGTGGCTCGCTGCCGCCACCGCCGCCGTTAAACAAAATGCTTTCTACATGCAGCGCGCGATC GACTCCAACAATCTCAAAGACGCGCTTAAGTTCTCTGCTCAGATGCTCGGCGAGCTTCGCACTTCCAAGCTTTCTCCTCATAAATACTACGAACTCT ATATTCGAGCTTCTGATGAGCTGAGGAGTTTGGAGATGTTCTTTAGGGATGAGACGGCGCGTGGTTGCTCCATTGCTGAGCTTTACGAGCTTGTTCAGCACGCCGGTAACATTTTGCCAAGATT GTATCTTCTCTGTACCATAGGATCTGTATATATCAAATCCAAGGACGTTGCTGCTAAGGATATACTAAAGGATCTTGTTGAAATGTGCCGCGCTGTTCAACATCCCTTGCGTGGTCTCTTCTTGAGAAGTTACCTTGCTCAAGTCACTAGGGATAAGTTACCTAGCATTGGTTCAGAGTTGGAAGG AGATACCGAAACACACATGGATGCTTTAGAGTTCGTGCTTCAAAATTTTACTGAGATGAACAAACTGTGGGTCCGAATGCAACATCAG GGACCTACCCGGGAGAAGGAGAAACGGGAGAAAGAAAGGAATGAACTACGTGATCTT GTTGGAAAAAACCTTCATATACTTGGTCAGTTGGAAGGTGTTGACCTTGTAGTCTATAGAGATACTGTTCTTCCTAGAATACTGGAGCAG GTTGTCAACTGCAAGGATGAGCTTGCACAGTGCTACCTAATGGATTGCATTATTCAAGTTTTTCCTGATGACTTTCACCTTCAAACTCTCGATGTATTATTAGGTGCTTGTCCACAACTTCAG ccATCTGTTGATATCAAGACGGTCCTTTCGGGTCTAATGGAAAGGCTATCGAACTATGCTGCATCTAGTGTGGAAGCATTGCCTAATTTCCTGCAAGTAGATGCCTTTTCAAAGTTGAATCATGCCATTGGGAAG GTTGTAGAAGCACAGGTGGACTTGCCAGCCTCATCATCTGTAACATTATATTTGTTTCTTCTGAAATTCACTCTCCATGTCCATTCCGATCGTCTAGACTATGTGGACCaagttttg GGATCTTGTGTTAGCCAACTCTCCGCCACAGGAAAACTTTGTGATGACAAGGCATCAAAACAGATCGTTGCATTTCTTAGCGCTCCATTGGAGAAGTTTAATGATGTTGTAACTATTTTGAAGCTTACAAACTATCCTCGAGTAATGGAATACCTTGACCACGATACAAATAAAGCAATGGCAATTATCATAATTCAGAGCATTTTGAAAAACGATACTCGCATTGCTACGGCTGATGAG GTTGACGCATTGTTTGAACTGATAAAGGGACTTATCAAGGATTTTGACGGGCTAACTGATAATGATGAG attgatgaagaagatTTCCAGGAAGAGCAGAATTCTGTTGCACGGTTGGTTCACTTTCTCTACAATGATGACCCAGAAGAAATGCCTAag ATAATTTTCAGAATTAGGAAGCACATCCTGACTGGAGGACCTAAGCGTCTACCTCTTACGATACCACCACTTGTCTTTTCCGCTCTCAAG TTAATTAGGCGAATGCGAGGTGGAGATGAAAACCCATTTGGAGATGACACGTCAACACCACAAAAAATTCTACAGCTCTTAACAGAG aCCGTGGAAGTTCTAGCTGATGCCTCGGCATCTGAATTGGCATTGCGACTCTACTTGCAATGTGCTCAG GCAGCAAATGACTGTGAATTAGAAACAGTCGCATATGAGTTCTTCACGAAGGCATACCTTCTGTATGAAGAAGAAATTTCG GATTCAAAGGCACAAGTAACAGCATTACGTTTAATAATAGGGACACTACAGCGGATGCGTGTATTTAATGTTGAGAACAGAGATATTTTGACTCACAAGGCGACAGGG TACTCTGCGAAACTCCTCAAGAAGCCAGATCAGTGTAGAGCTGTTTACGAATGTGCGCATCTTTACTGGGCTGAGGAAGGCGAGAACCTGAAAGATGGAGAGAG GGTTGTGCTTTGCCTGAAGAGGGCACAAAAAATTGCAGATGCTGTTCAGAAAATGGCCAACGCATCCCGTGGTGCCAGTAGCACCGGGTCTGTGTCTCTGTATGTCGAACTGCTGAACAA GTATCTCTACTTTTTGGAGAAAGGAAATCCACAGGTAACAGGCGAAACAATCCAGAGCTTAGCTGAATTAATCAGAAGTGAGACGAAGAAAGCTGAGTCGGGCGCAGGGACATTCATAACCAGCACTCTGCGTTACATGGAGTTTCAGAGACAACAGGAGGATGGTGGCATGAGTGAGAAATACCAGAAAATCAAAATGGAATGGTTTGAATGa